The following are encoded in a window of Hemicordylus capensis ecotype Gifberg chromosome 12, rHemCap1.1.pri, whole genome shotgun sequence genomic DNA:
- the BHLHA9 gene encoding class A basic helix-loop-helix protein 9, producing MPSSAPARGASRPEEPPVWGGELCGGSGRGARLPGQKEEAKPRCKPRPVRSKARRMAANIRERKQILDYNQAFNALQLALKHDLGGKRLSKIATLRRAIHRIASLSRSLHSGPTPRGSCAHAECRGPFGEGDFRASHAAPFQPPLASGHSDAPVFPPGTPSPACGKRLPAAAALQQFYERPQEGSARPGPASYPRSPSRLFSWEHGFLEGTGYQPSPPLS from the coding sequence ATGCCCAGCTCGGCTCCCGCGAGGGGTGCCAGCCGCCCCGAGGAGCCTCccgtctggggaggagagctctgCGGGGGGTCCGGGCGGGGGGCCCGCCTCCCCGGCCAGAAAGAGGAGGCCAAGCCCCGGTGCAAGCCCAGGCCGGTGCGCTCCAAGGCCCGACGCATGGCCGCCAACATCCGGGAGCGCAAGCAGATCCTGGACTACAACCAAGCCTTCAACGCCCTGCAGCTGGCCCTCAAGCACGACCTCGGGGGCAAGCGGCTCTCCAAGATCGCCACCTTGCGGAGGGCCATCCACCGCATCGCCTCCCTCTCCAGGTCTCTGCACTCTGGCCCCACGCCACGGGGGTCCTGTGCCCACGCCGAGTGCCGCGGGCCCTTTGGCGAGGGGGACTTCAGGGCCAGTCATGCTGCTCCCTTCCAGCCACCACTGGCGTCTGGGCACAGTGACGCGCCGGTGTTTCCACCCGGCACTCCGTCTCCGGCTTGTGGCAAGCGCTTGCCCGCGGCTGCGGCTCTCCAGCAGTTCTACGAGCGTCCCCAAGAGGGCAGTGCTAGGCCCGGCCCGGCCTCTTACCCCCGCAGCCCTTCCAGGCTGTTCTCCTGGGAGCACGGATTCTTGGAGGGAACTGGCTACCAGCCCTCTCCACCCCTGTCCTGA